The Pseudonocardia broussonetiae DNA segment ACATCGGGCACCGTCGGTTGCTACCGCCGATGTTCTCGCCGGATACGGACCCTTCCGGATCAGCGGGAGGGAAGTATCGGCCACGGCAGCGCGGGCCGGAGGGCGGGCCATCCGGGGATATCGCCATCGGCACACGTGTTCCAGCGGCCGATCGTCCTCCCGCCGTTGGGCTGCCGGTTTCACGCGTCCGCGTCGTCGAGGCGGAAGCCGACCTTCATGGTGACCTGGTAGTGGCCGACCTGGCCGTCCTGGAGCTGGCCGCGGATCTCCGTGACGTGGAACCAGTCGAGGTTGCGCAGGGTCTTGCCGGCCCGGTCGATCCCGCTGCGAACCGCGTCGTCTATGGAGTCGGGGCTCGACCCCACGATGTCGGTGACCCGGTAGGTGTGGTTGCTCACGAGCACGTCCCTTCGTTGGTGTGTATCAGCGTCGCCGTGGAGAGCGGCGTGTCGCCCCGGCAGGCTCCGGCGCCCGCACGCAGCTCGGGCCGATGGAGGGTTACCGGGCGACGGTGTCGGCCAGG contains these protein-coding regions:
- a CDS encoding dodecin: MSNHTYRVTDIVGSSPDSIDDAVRSGIDRAGKTLRNLDWFHVTEIRGQLQDGQVGHYQVTMKVGFRLDDADA